The Rhodopseudomonas palustris genome window below encodes:
- a CDS encoding glutathione S-transferase family protein, which produces MYTLFHHPFCPLSRFIRLALGEHGLDLRLVEERSWERRTAFLALNPAGTTPVLVAEGRPPIPGAGVIAEFLDEVHGVEMGDRRLLPQSTAERIEVRRLLSWFNDKFFEEASGPLMTERIYKRFMSEEDGGGPPAMDVIRAANANVRYHLAYIGWLARTRNFLAGDRMTYADLAAAAHLSAIDYLGDVPWIEDEAAKAWYARIKSRPSFRPLLSEWLAGVPASRTYVDLDF; this is translated from the coding sequence ATGTACACCCTGTTCCACCACCCGTTCTGCCCGCTGTCGCGGTTCATCCGCCTTGCGCTCGGCGAACACGGTCTCGATCTCAGGTTGGTGGAAGAGCGGTCCTGGGAGCGGCGAACGGCCTTCCTGGCGCTCAATCCGGCGGGAACCACGCCGGTCCTGGTCGCAGAGGGGCGTCCCCCGATTCCCGGCGCCGGGGTGATCGCCGAGTTCCTCGACGAAGTGCACGGCGTTGAAATGGGTGACCGCCGGCTGCTGCCGCAGTCCACCGCCGAACGCATCGAGGTGCGGCGGCTGCTGTCGTGGTTCAATGACAAGTTTTTCGAAGAGGCCTCCGGCCCGCTGATGACCGAGCGCATCTACAAGCGCTTCATGAGCGAGGAAGACGGCGGCGGGCCGCCGGCGATGGACGTGATCCGCGCCGCCAATGCCAATGTGCGCTATCATCTGGCCTATATCGGCTGGCTGGCGCGCACCCGGAACTTTCTCGCCGGCGATCGCATGACTTATGCGGATCTCGCCGCCGCGGCGCACCTGTCGGCGATCGACTATCTGGGCGATGTGCCATGGATCGAGGACGAGGCGGCAAAGGCCTGGTACGCGCGGATCAAATCGCGCCCCTCGTTCCGCCCGCTGTTGAGCGAATGGCTCGCGGGCGTGCCGGCGTCACGGACCTACGTGGATCTGGATTTCTGA
- a CDS encoding undecaprenyl-diphosphate phosphatase, translating into MLIDIIRAVILGIVEGVTEFLPVSSTGHLLLAERFFNLGEGNFWKSFAVLIQLGAILAILALYFVKLWRIALGMFTDANARRFVIGVLVAFLPAAVIGAAFGGYIKHYLFNPWVVCFSLIVGGAILLWVDQLNLKPRYHDATAFPLLTYFYIGCAQCTAMIPGVSRSGASIVAAMLLGTDKRSAAEFSFFLAIPTMLGAFVYDLYKNHADMTADNLIIVAIGFVVSFITAIIVVKTFLSYVTRHGFELFAWWRVIVGTLGLIALALGR; encoded by the coding sequence ATGCTCATCGATATCATCAGAGCCGTCATTCTCGGCATCGTCGAGGGTGTCACTGAATTCCTGCCGGTATCTTCGACCGGCCACCTGCTGTTGGCGGAGCGGTTCTTCAATCTCGGCGAAGGCAACTTCTGGAAGAGCTTCGCAGTGCTGATCCAGCTCGGAGCGATCCTGGCAATTCTGGCGCTGTATTTCGTGAAATTGTGGCGAATCGCGCTCGGCATGTTCACCGATGCCAACGCTCGCCGTTTCGTCATCGGTGTGCTGGTGGCGTTCCTCCCGGCAGCGGTGATCGGCGCGGCGTTCGGCGGCTATATCAAGCACTACCTGTTCAATCCGTGGGTCGTGTGTTTTTCGCTGATCGTCGGCGGCGCGATCCTGCTGTGGGTCGACCAGCTCAACCTGAAGCCGCGCTATCACGACGCCACCGCGTTCCCGCTGCTGACCTATTTCTATATCGGCTGCGCGCAGTGCACCGCGATGATCCCGGGAGTATCGCGCTCCGGCGCCAGCATTGTTGCGGCAATGCTGCTCGGCACCGACAAGCGCTCGGCGGCCGAATTCTCGTTCTTCCTGGCGATCCCGACGATGCTCGGCGCGTTCGTGTACGATCTCTACAAGAACCACGCCGACATGACCGCCGACAACCTGATCATCGTGGCGATCGGCTTCGTGGTGTCGTTCATCACCGCGATCATCGTGGTGAAGACCTTCCTCAGCTACGTCACCCGCCACGGCTTCGAGCTGTTCGCCTGGTGGCGCGTGATCGTCGGCACGCTCGGCCTGATCGCGCTGGCGCTGGGGCGGTAA
- a CDS encoding complex I NDUFA9 subunit family protein, which yields MTSNIDTLVTVFGGSGFLGRHVVSALARRDYRIRVAVRRPELSGHLQPLGRVGQIHAVQANLRYPESVAAAMRGAHVAINLVGILAEGGAQKFDAVQGSGAANVAQAAAAAGARMVHVSAIGADPNSPARYARSKAAGEQAVLAAVPQATIFRPSVVFGPEDQFTNRFAALARLLPVLPLVGADTKLQPVYVGDVATAIADAVDGLAKPGATYELGGPEQLSMREIMRIILQTTDRNPLLVPLPFGLASLQAMLLQFAPGAFKLTPDQVRMLEVDNVVSEAAKSAGLTLQGLGIQPDSLQAIVPSYLWRFRKTGQFARKTA from the coding sequence ATGACTTCGAATATCGACACGCTCGTCACGGTTTTCGGTGGCTCCGGCTTCCTCGGCCGGCACGTCGTCAGCGCGCTGGCGCGGCGCGACTATCGGATTCGGGTCGCGGTGCGCCGGCCGGAGCTTTCCGGGCATCTGCAGCCGCTCGGTCGCGTCGGGCAGATCCACGCCGTGCAGGCGAATCTGCGTTACCCCGAATCGGTCGCGGCGGCGATGCGCGGCGCGCATGTGGCGATCAACCTGGTCGGCATCCTCGCCGAAGGCGGCGCGCAGAAGTTCGACGCGGTGCAGGGCAGCGGCGCCGCCAACGTGGCGCAGGCCGCGGCGGCCGCCGGCGCCCGGATGGTGCATGTCTCGGCGATCGGCGCCGATCCGAACTCGCCCGCCCGCTACGCCCGCAGCAAGGCGGCCGGCGAACAAGCGGTGCTCGCCGCCGTGCCGCAGGCCACCATCTTCCGTCCGTCGGTGGTGTTCGGGCCTGAAGACCAGTTCACCAACCGATTCGCCGCGTTGGCGCGGTTGTTGCCGGTACTGCCGCTGGTCGGGGCCGACACCAAGCTGCAGCCGGTCTATGTCGGCGATGTTGCGACCGCGATCGCCGATGCGGTCGACGGTCTGGCCAAGCCGGGCGCGACCTACGAACTCGGCGGTCCGGAACAGCTGTCGATGCGCGAAATCATGCGCATCATTCTGCAGACCACCGATCGCAATCCGCTGCTGGTGCCGCTGCCGTTCGGCCTAGCCAGCCTGCAGGCGATGCTGCTGCAGTTCGCGCCGGGCGCCTTCAAGCTGACGCCGGATCAGGTGCGGATGCTCGAGGTCGACAATGTGGTGTCGGAAGCCGCCAAGTCGGCCGGGCTGACGCTGCAGGGCCTCGGCATTCAGCCCGATTCGCTGCAGGCGATCGTGCCGTCCTATCTGTGGCGGTTCCGCAAGACCGGCCAGTTCGCGCGCAAGACCGCGTAA
- a CDS encoding ribonuclease D, protein MTIRLHRGDLPDLSRYTNSVAIDTETMGLHPHRDRLCVVQLSNGDGSADVVQIPQGSTDAPNLKKLLGDPAVVKIFHFARFDLAALYKAFGVMPQPVYCTKIASRLTRTYTDRHGLKDLVRELLGVDLSKQQQSSDWGADTLTDAQLAYAASDVLHLHALRDKLDTMLARENRTDLATACFGFLPVRARLDLDGWSEEDIFAHS, encoded by the coding sequence ATGACGATCCGCCTGCATCGCGGCGACCTGCCGGATCTTTCCCGCTATACAAATTCGGTGGCGATCGACACCGAGACGATGGGGCTGCATCCGCATCGCGACCGGCTGTGCGTGGTGCAATTGTCGAACGGCGACGGCAGCGCCGATGTGGTGCAGATCCCGCAAGGGTCGACCGATGCGCCGAACCTGAAGAAGCTGCTCGGCGATCCGGCCGTGGTGAAGATCTTCCACTTCGCCCGATTCGATCTGGCGGCGCTGTACAAGGCGTTCGGCGTGATGCCGCAGCCGGTGTACTGCACCAAGATCGCCTCGCGCCTGACCCGCACCTACACCGACCGGCACGGCTTGAAGGACCTGGTGCGCGAGCTGCTCGGCGTCGATCTGTCGAAGCAGCAGCAGTCCAGCGACTGGGGCGCCGATACCCTGACCGACGCGCAGCTCGCTTACGCCGCTTCCGACGTGCTCCACCTGCACGCGCTGCGCGACAAGCTCGACACCATGCTGGCGCGGGAGAATCGCACCGATCTCGCCACCGCCTGCTTCGGCTTCCTGCCCGTCCGCGCCCGGCTCGACCTCGACGGCTGGAGCGAAGAGGACATTTTCGCTCATTCGTGA
- the lptC gene encoding LPS export ABC transporter periplasmic protein LptC codes for MTAVQLSSYQTGMEARFAAAARHSRLVRTLRLAVPLVVVLSMAVIIAISVFNPFRYLSKLPIDVGDLVVSGTKITMESPHLAGFTNDGRPYEMWARTATQDLTSQDHVDLHTLRAKVQSEDQSTVIIESREGQFETKAQLLKLNKDVYLHNSTGTEAWMTQADIDMGKGTVTSDAPVDVKWDGGTLRGQRMRITEKGDLIRFEGGVVMNIDNASLGEPAPAAQTAPPPAPTKSRPAPNPGQRAVAR; via the coding sequence GTGACAGCGGTTCAGTTGTCGTCCTATCAGACCGGAATGGAGGCGCGCTTCGCGGCAGCGGCGCGCCACAGCCGTTTGGTGCGCACGCTGCGGCTCGCCGTGCCGCTGGTCGTGGTGCTGTCGATGGCGGTGATCATCGCGATCTCGGTGTTCAACCCGTTCCGCTATCTGTCGAAATTGCCGATCGACGTCGGCGATCTGGTGGTCTCGGGCACCAAGATCACGATGGAGTCGCCGCATCTGGCCGGCTTCACCAATGACGGCCGCCCCTACGAGATGTGGGCGCGCACCGCCACCCAGGATCTGACCAGCCAGGACCACGTCGATCTGCATACGCTGCGCGCCAAGGTGCAGTCGGAGGACCAGTCCACCGTCATCATCGAGTCGCGCGAAGGCCAGTTCGAGACCAAGGCGCAGCTTCTGAAGCTGAACAAGGACGTCTATCTGCACAATTCGACCGGCACCGAGGCCTGGATGACCCAGGCCGACATCGACATGGGCAAAGGCACCGTCACGTCCGACGCGCCGGTCGACGTCAAATGGGACGGCGGCACGCTGCGCGGCCAGCGGATGCGGATTACCGAGAAGGGCGACCTGATCCGGTTCGAGGGCGGCGTGGTGATGAACATCGACAACGCCTCGCTCGGAGAACCGGCCCCCGCCGCGCAGACCGCGCCGCCGCCCGCCCCGACCAAGTCGCGGCCGGCCCCCAATCCCGGCCAGCGGGCCGTCGCGAGGTGA
- a CDS encoding LptA/OstA family protein, translated as MHIAVWFRRLRGPAALASAALVALSVAGTVPAAAQSAVQGVPNAMQGFSQNRDKPIQIESDTLEVRDKNKEATFTGNVKVVQGDTTMTSQTLVVFYDQDQTPAKGAKGKPMPAAAPGPDGASSIRRLEAKGHVVVTQKDQVVTGDKAVFETKTNLVTMTGNVVLTQARNVVRGDRLLVDMTTGVSRVESDSGRVQGLFQSSGANGGGPLPLGPPTSSGKPK; from the coding sequence ATGCACATTGCTGTTTGGTTTCGCCGGCTTCGTGGCCCGGCCGCGCTGGCCAGTGCCGCGCTGGTTGCTCTGTCGGTTGCCGGCACGGTGCCGGCGGCGGCGCAGAGCGCCGTGCAGGGCGTGCCTAACGCGATGCAGGGCTTCTCGCAGAACCGCGACAAGCCGATCCAGATCGAATCCGACACCCTCGAAGTGCGCGACAAGAACAAGGAAGCGACCTTCACCGGCAACGTCAAAGTCGTGCAGGGCGACACCACCATGACGTCGCAGACGCTGGTGGTGTTCTACGACCAGGATCAGACGCCGGCGAAGGGCGCCAAGGGCAAGCCGATGCCGGCGGCCGCGCCGGGCCCTGACGGCGCCTCGTCGATCCGTCGGCTCGAAGCCAAGGGCCACGTCGTGGTCACCCAGAAGGATCAGGTGGTCACCGGCGACAAGGCGGTGTTCGAGACCAAGACCAATTTGGTGACGATGACCGGCAACGTGGTGCTGACCCAGGCCCGCAACGTGGTGCGCGGCGACCGCCTGCTGGTCGACATGACCACCGGCGTATCGCGGGTGGAATCGGACAGCGGCCGGGTGCAGGGCCTGTTTCAATCCTCGGGCGCGAATGGCGGCGGTCCGCTGCCGCTCGGCCCGCCGACCAGTTCGGGCAAGCCGAAGTGA
- the lptB gene encoding LPS export ABC transporter ATP-binding protein yields the protein MVDLRGMFRRRPKAPGFGSARNDITGYSDDVGDLLATPVRDAPPIARSEAYAAPQRQPAAAAAPRRTVAPQAAAPQAAPASSYLAVHSVEKSFGTRKIVRGVSIYVRRGEAVGLLGPNGAGKTTVFYMITGLIKADNGAIELDGHDVTKLPMYQRARLGIGYLPQEASIFRGLTVEQNIRAVLEAVEPDKRKREAQLDNLLQEFNIERLRKSPSIALSGGERRRVEIARALASRPNYMLLDEPFAGIDPIAVGDIQDLVRHLTNRGIGVLITDHNVRETLGLTDRAYIVYAGEILTEGTPEDIVNDPDVRRLYLGEEFRL from the coding sequence ATGGTGGATCTTCGCGGCATGTTCCGTCGGCGCCCGAAAGCTCCCGGGTTCGGCAGCGCGCGTAACGACATTACCGGATACAGCGACGACGTCGGCGATCTGCTCGCCACGCCGGTGCGCGACGCGCCGCCGATCGCACGCAGCGAGGCGTACGCGGCTCCGCAGCGACAACCGGCCGCGGCTGCAGCACCGCGCCGCACCGTCGCCCCGCAGGCGGCTGCGCCGCAGGCCGCACCGGCATCCAGTTACTTGGCGGTGCACAGCGTCGAGAAGAGCTTCGGCACCCGCAAGATCGTGCGCGGCGTCAGCATCTATGTTCGCCGCGGTGAAGCGGTCGGCCTGCTCGGCCCCAACGGTGCTGGCAAGACCACCGTGTTCTACATGATCACCGGGCTGATCAAGGCCGACAACGGCGCGATCGAACTCGACGGCCATGACGTCACCAAGCTGCCGATGTATCAGCGCGCTCGGCTCGGCATCGGTTACCTGCCGCAGGAAGCCTCGATCTTCCGCGGCCTCACCGTCGAGCAGAACATCCGCGCGGTGCTGGAGGCGGTCGAGCCTGACAAGCGCAAGCGCGAAGCCCAGCTCGACAATCTGCTGCAGGAATTCAACATCGAACGGCTGCGAAAATCGCCGTCGATCGCGCTGTCGGGCGGTGAGCGCCGCCGCGTTGAAATCGCCCGCGCGCTCGCCAGCCGCCCGAACTACATGCTGCTCGACGAGCCGTTCGCCGGTATCGACCCGATCGCGGTCGGCGACATTCAGGACCTGGTGCGTCACCTGACCAATCGCGGCATCGGCGTGCTGATCACCGATCACAACGTTCGCGAAACGCTCGGCCTCACCGATCGCGCCTACATCGTCTATGCGGGCGAGATCCTGACCGAAGGTACGCCCGAAGACATCGTCAACGATCCGGATGTGCGCCGGCTTTACCTTGGCGAAGAATTCCGACTGTAA
- the rpoN gene encoding RNA polymerase factor sigma-54, with product MALSQRLEFRQTQSLVMTPQLMQAIKLLQLSNLDLAAFVEDEIEKNPLLDRAGDNAEPPVAGEATAEGAEGGGEFGASGGEDFGGEGSSDFTDPAAAGAFEPGTEEWMHRDLGSRSDIEQTLDTGMENVFPEEPAEAAARAAQDSAPASYTEWGGGASSDEGYNLEAFVAAETSLADHLAEQLAVAVTTPSQRLIGQYLIDLVDDAGYLPADLGDAAERLGASQDDVEAVVQVLQTFDPPGICARNLSECLAIQLRERDRYDPAMQALVEHLDLLAKRDVASLRKICGVDDEDLVDMIGEIRHLDPKPGLKFGSSRVQTIVPDVFVRPGPDGGWLVELNSDTLPKVLVNQSYYSELSKTIRKDGDKSYFSDCLQNATWLVRALDQRARTILKVATEIVRQQDGFFTHGVKHLRPLNLKAVADAIQMHESTVSRVTANKYMATNRGTFELKYFFTASIASADGGEAHSAEAVRHQIRQLIDSEDPSAILSDDTIVERLREAGIDIARRTVAKYREAMRIPSSVQRRRDKQNMLGTPSAAASRSRDTAPA from the coding sequence ATGGCGCTGTCGCAACGTCTCGAATTTCGTCAGACCCAGTCTCTGGTGATGACCCCGCAACTGATGCAGGCGATCAAGCTGCTTCAGTTGTCGAATCTCGACCTCGCGGCTTTCGTCGAAGACGAGATCGAGAAGAACCCGTTGCTCGATCGCGCCGGCGACAATGCGGAACCGCCGGTGGCCGGTGAGGCCACGGCGGAAGGCGCCGAGGGCGGCGGTGAGTTCGGTGCAAGCGGCGGCGAGGATTTCGGCGGCGAGGGTTCTTCGGATTTCACCGACCCCGCGGCCGCCGGTGCGTTCGAGCCCGGCACCGAAGAATGGATGCACCGCGATCTCGGCAGCCGGAGCGATATCGAGCAGACGCTCGATACCGGCATGGAGAACGTTTTTCCCGAAGAGCCTGCCGAAGCTGCGGCCCGCGCCGCGCAGGACAGCGCGCCGGCCTCATATACCGAATGGGGCGGCGGAGCGTCGTCGGATGAAGGCTACAACCTCGAAGCCTTCGTGGCGGCCGAGACTTCGCTGGCCGACCACCTCGCCGAACAGCTCGCTGTCGCGGTCACGACGCCGTCGCAGCGGCTGATCGGACAGTACCTGATCGACCTCGTCGACGACGCCGGGTATCTGCCGGCCGATCTCGGCGATGCCGCCGAACGCCTCGGCGCCAGTCAGGACGACGTCGAAGCAGTCGTGCAGGTGCTGCAGACCTTCGACCCGCCCGGTATCTGCGCGCGCAACTTGAGCGAATGCCTCGCCATCCAGTTGCGCGAGCGCGATCGCTACGACCCGGCCATGCAGGCGCTGGTCGAACACCTCGACCTGCTCGCCAAGCGCGACGTCGCCAGCTTGCGCAAGATCTGCGGCGTCGACGACGAAGACCTCGTCGACATGATCGGCGAGATCCGTCACCTCGACCCGAAGCCGGGGCTGAAGTTCGGTTCGTCGCGGGTGCAGACGATTGTGCCCGACGTGTTCGTCCGGCCCGGCCCCGACGGCGGCTGGCTGGTCGAACTCAACAGCGACACGCTGCCGAAGGTGCTGGTCAATCAGTCGTATTATTCGGAGCTGTCGAAGACGATCCGCAAGGACGGCGACAAGTCGTACTTCTCCGACTGTCTGCAGAACGCCACCTGGCTGGTGCGCGCGCTCGATCAGCGCGCCCGCACCATCCTCAAGGTGGCGACCGAGATCGTGCGCCAGCAGGACGGATTCTTCACCCACGGCGTCAAGCATCTGCGGCCGCTGAATCTGAAAGCCGTGGCCGACGCGATTCAGATGCACGAATCGACGGTGTCGCGCGTCACCGCCAACAAATACATGGCGACCAACCGCGGCACCTTCGAGCTTAAGTATTTCTTCACTGCGTCGATCGCTTCCGCCGACGGCGGCGAAGCGCATTCGGCCGAAGCGGTGCGGCACCAGATTCGCCAACTGATCGACAGTGAAGATCCGTCAGCAATCCTGTCGGATGATACGATCGTCGAACGTCTGCGCGAGGCCGGCATCGACATCGCGCGTCGCACCGTCGCGAAATATCGCGAAGCGATGCGCATTCCCTCTTCAGTGCAGCGCCGTCGCGACAAGCAGAACATGCTGGGCACGCCGTCTGCGGCAGCGAGCCGCTCCCGCGACACAGCCCCAGCTTGA
- the hpf gene encoding ribosome hibernation-promoting factor, HPF/YfiA family: MTIRISGKSISIGEALRSRVSERTEEVLRKYFDGNYSGHFTLSKDGFGFRTDCALHLDSGITLEAESNAADAYVSADQALVQIEKRLRRYKSRLKDRSARKAHAEANALAELGTPVDAASYVIEAPGDEEHHEDAYNPVIIAEATTAMKRLSVSEAVVELDLTGAPVVVFQHGSSGRVNIIYRRADGNIGWIDPPVLNGTN, from the coding sequence ATGACCATCCGGATATCCGGCAAAAGCATCAGCATCGGCGAAGCGCTGCGCAGCCGCGTGAGCGAACGCACCGAGGAGGTGCTGCGCAAGTATTTCGATGGGAATTATTCGGGGCACTTCACGCTCAGCAAAGACGGTTTCGGCTTCCGCACCGATTGTGCGCTGCACCTCGATTCCGGCATCACGCTTGAAGCCGAGTCCAATGCCGCCGACGCCTATGTCAGCGCCGATCAGGCGCTGGTGCAGATCGAGAAGCGCCTGCGCCGCTACAAGAGCCGCCTGAAGGATCGTTCGGCCCGCAAGGCTCACGCCGAGGCCAACGCACTCGCCGAGCTCGGCACGCCGGTGGACGCGGCCAGCTACGTGATCGAAGCGCCCGGCGACGAAGAGCATCACGAGGACGCCTACAACCCGGTGATCATCGCCGAGGCCACCACCGCGATGAAGCGGCTGTCGGTGAGCGAGGCGGTGGTCGAGCTCGATCTCACCGGCGCACCTGTGGTGGTGTTCCAGCACGGCAGCTCGGGCCGCGTGAACATCATTTATCGTCGCGCCGACGGCAATATCGGCTGGATCGACCCGCCGGTGCTGAACGGCACGAACTGA
- the ptsN gene encoding PTS IIA-like nitrogen regulatory protein PtsN: MTITDLVAPEAVIPALKVISKKQALQELAARAAELTGQNERSIFEVLLQREKLGTTAVGYGVAIPHGKLPKLEKLFGLFARLERPIDFEAMDGQPVDLIFLLLAPEGAGADHLKALARIARLLRDQDVAKKLRASRDAHAIYSVLALPPATAA; encoded by the coding sequence ATGACGATTACGGATCTTGTCGCGCCCGAGGCCGTCATCCCGGCGCTCAAGGTGATCAGCAAGAAGCAGGCGCTGCAGGAACTCGCGGCGCGCGCCGCTGAACTCACCGGTCAGAACGAGCGCTCGATCTTCGAAGTGCTGCTGCAGCGCGAGAAGCTCGGCACCACCGCGGTCGGCTATGGGGTGGCGATTCCGCACGGCAAGCTGCCGAAGCTGGAAAAGCTGTTCGGGCTGTTCGCGCGGCTGGAACGTCCGATCGATTTCGAAGCGATGGACGGCCAGCCGGTCGACCTGATCTTCCTGCTGCTGGCGCCCGAAGGTGCTGGCGCCGACCATCTCAAGGCGCTGGCGCGGATTGCCCGGCTGCTGCGCGACCAGGACGTCGCCAAGAAGCTGCGCGCCTCCCGCGACGCCCATGCGATCTATTCGGTGCTCGCACTGCCCCCGGCCACCGCGGCGTAA
- a CDS encoding DUF1150 family protein: MTEAGTTLENVGVTPEALAHLGEGHIAYVKQIRSEDVPGLFPQAPQIAPGLKLFALHSADGTPIMLTDSREAAIANAWSQELQAVSVH, encoded by the coding sequence ATGACTGAAGCTGGTACTACGCTTGAAAATGTGGGCGTCACGCCGGAAGCGCTGGCGCATCTGGGCGAAGGCCACATCGCCTATGTGAAGCAGATCCGCTCCGAAGACGTACCTGGGTTATTCCCGCAGGCGCCGCAGATCGCGCCGGGCCTCAAGCTGTTTGCTTTGCATTCGGCCGATGGCACGCCGATCATGCTGACAGACAGCCGTGAAGCGGCGATCGCGAATGCCTGGAGCCAGGAACTGCAGGCCGTCAGCGTCCACTAA
- a CDS encoding Hsp20 family protein — MSRVPSLSSPFLLGFDEIERALDRVVKGADGYPPYNIERCERSNGDPEKLRITLAVAGFTRDQLDVTVEENQLVIRGRQQDDKTRQYIHRGIAARHFQRTFVLADGMQVLGADLKNGLLSIDLIRPEPERVIKTIAITEHE, encoded by the coding sequence ATGTCTCGTGTTCCTTCGTTATCTAGTCCCTTTCTGCTGGGATTCGACGAGATCGAGCGTGCGCTCGACCGCGTCGTCAAAGGCGCCGACGGGTACCCCCCGTACAACATCGAACGGTGCGAACGCAGCAACGGCGATCCCGAAAAGCTGCGCATCACACTGGCGGTGGCTGGATTCACCCGCGATCAACTCGATGTCACAGTTGAGGAAAATCAACTGGTGATCCGGGGCCGGCAGCAGGATGACAAAACTCGGCAATACATCCACCGCGGCATTGCCGCGCGTCACTTCCAGCGGACGTTCGTGCTGGCCGACGGGATGCAGGTGTTGGGTGCGGACCTGAAAAACGGGTTGTTGTCCATCGACCTGATCCGGCCTGAGCCGGAAAGGGTCATTAAGACAATCGCCATCACCGAACACGAATAA
- a CDS encoding sn-glycerol-3-phosphate import ATP-binding protein UgpC, which produces MANVVLRSVRKTYPGGFEAIKGVDFEVGDGQFCVLVGPSGCGKSTLLRMIAGLETVTGGEIGIGDRVVNDVEPADRDIAMVFQNYALYPHMTVYNNMAYGLRNRGMGKAEIDARVQEAARILELGPMLTRKPRQLSGGQRQRVAMGRAIVRHPKVFLFDEPLSNLDAKLRVAMRVEIRKLQRRLATTAIYVTHDQLEAMTLADMLVVMNAGQVEQIGSPLDVYAKPATTFVASFIGAPPMNLLALADDLRSQLGGAPAEAGILGVRPEDLVIGPGAAAHGGLALDVTVEAIERVGPETFVYGARAGHEAQPVVAGKPGEGAGGDIIVRIPGQVAPAVGERITVAAPPHSLHLFSADGRRRIAG; this is translated from the coding sequence GTGGCCAACGTCGTTCTCCGCTCTGTCCGCAAGACCTATCCGGGTGGTTTTGAGGCAATTAAAGGCGTCGATTTCGAAGTCGGCGACGGCCAGTTCTGCGTGCTGGTCGGGCCGAGCGGCTGCGGCAAGTCGACCCTGCTGCGAATGATCGCCGGGCTCGAAACCGTCACCGGCGGCGAGATCGGCATCGGGGACCGCGTCGTCAACGACGTCGAGCCGGCCGATCGGGACATCGCGATGGTCTTCCAGAACTACGCGCTCTACCCGCACATGACCGTGTACAACAACATGGCGTACGGCCTGCGCAACCGTGGCATGGGCAAAGCCGAGATCGACGCACGGGTGCAGGAAGCGGCGCGCATCCTCGAACTCGGTCCGATGCTGACCCGGAAGCCGCGGCAATTGTCCGGCGGCCAGCGCCAGCGGGTCGCGATGGGCCGCGCCATCGTGCGGCATCCCAAGGTGTTTCTGTTCGACGAGCCGCTATCCAATCTCGACGCCAAGCTGCGGGTCGCGATGCGGGTCGAAATCCGCAAGCTGCAGCGCCGGCTCGCCACCACGGCGATCTACGTCACCCACGACCAGCTCGAGGCAATGACGCTCGCCGACATGCTAGTGGTGATGAACGCCGGCCAAGTCGAACAGATCGGCTCGCCACTCGATGTCTATGCCAAGCCGGCGACGACTTTCGTGGCCTCGTTCATTGGCGCCCCGCCGATGAACCTGCTGGCCCTGGCGGACGATCTGCGGAGCCAGCTCGGTGGCGCGCCGGCCGAGGCGGGCATTCTCGGTGTCCGCCCGGAGGACCTCGTCATCGGCCCAGGGGCGGCAGCTCACGGCGGTCTGGCGCTCGACGTCACCGTCGAGGCGATCGAGCGGGTCGGACCGGAGACGTTCGTCTATGGGGCCCGCGCAGGGCATGAGGCGCAGCCGGTGGTTGCCGGGAAGCCCGGCGAAGGGGCCGGCGGTGACATCATCGTCCGGATTCCCGGCCAGGTCGCGCCGGCGGTCGGAGAGCGCATCACGGTCGCGGCGCCGCCGCACAGCCTGCATCTGTTTTCCGCCGACGGGCGCCGCCGGATTGCCGGCTAG